The window GAGCCTTACTTTCCTTGCCGATATCCTAACATATTTTGATTTCGCGCTTGCTATCATCTTGATCCTCTGTCTTTATTAAGTCTTTTCCATCGACTGCTTGGTTGCGGCACCATGGCTCCTGAAGGTCCTGGTTGCCGCGAACTCACCCAGTTTATGGCCTACCATGTTCTCCGTAATAAAAAGCGGGTGGAATTTCCTGCCATCATGCACGGAAATGGTCAGACCGACGAATTCCGGCAATATGGTCGACCTTCGCGACCAGGTCTTGATGGGCTTCTTGCTGCCGCTTTCGATTATCCTGTCAATCTTCTTTTTAAGGCTTTCGTCTACAAAAGGCCCTTTTTTTACCGACCTTGACATATTTACGTCCTCCGTTTTACTTTTTTGCCGTCCGGCGCTTAACAATCTTGCTGTCAGAGGCTTTCTTTTTCTTTCTAGTCTTAAGTCCCTTGGTTATCTTCCCCCACGGCGTTACAGGGTGTCTTCCTCCAGAGGACTTACCTTCCCCTCCACCCATCGGGTGGTCAACGGGGTTCTTAACAACGGCTCTCGACTTGGGTCGCTTCCCGCGGTGTCTCGACCTTCCGGCTTTCCCAAGAGAGATATTTTCATGGTCTGAATTACCCACTTCGCCGATCGAAGCATAGCATTCTTCGCTTACCAAGCGGACTTCACCGCTGGGCAATCGCAGATGGATGTTCTTCCCGTCCTTCGCCTCAACTATAGCATTATTGCCGGCCGACCTTGCTATCTTGGCGCCTCTGCCGGGCTGTAACTCTATACAATAAACTTCAGCTCCCAGAGGCACATCTTTGAGGGGCATAGAGTTGCCTGTTTCATACTTGGCGCCAGGTCCGCACTGCACATTGCTGTTGACCTTAAGCCCCGCGGGCGCTATGGCATATGCCTTCTCTCCGTCATCGTAACGGATAAGAGCAATTCTAGCCGAGCGGTTCGGATCATATTCGATCGCCTCGACAACACCGGAATGACCCTTTTTCTTATAGCGGAAATCGATTATCCGGTATCTCCTTTTATGGCCTCCACCTTGCGAACTGACAGTCTTCCTGCCGTTGTTATTTCTGCCGCCCTTTTTACGCAACGGCCTGGTCAGGGATTTTTCCGGCTTCTTTTTTGTTATTTCGTCAAACCCGGATATATCCGACCATCTCTGGCCAGGTGTTCTTGCTTTAAGTTTTCTGGTGCCCATATTACGTTACCTCTATCCTGTTGTCAGGTTTAAGCGTCACTATCGCTTTCTTCCAGGAGGACGTCATCCCTTCTCGGAACCTGACCCTCCTTTTCTTTCCTTTGATATTCACTATATTCACTGATTCAACTTCGACCTTATATATCTCCTCAACGGACTTCTTAACATCTATCTTGTTCGCCCTCTTATCCACGCGAAAGAGATATTTATTCTGCATCAGTAGCTCAGTGCCCTTCTCGGTCCGGATCATATTCTTTATTACATCGTGCGCGGTCTTCATTTTAACCTCTCTGCAATTTTCTCAAGTGCCTCTTTTTCTATAACAAGATAGTCGTTTACAAGCACGTCTCTGGCGCAAACGCTGCTTCCCTCCTTGAGGCTGACCTGTTTGATGTTCCGCGAAGAAAGTTTAACCGTATCTGAAATGCTATCCACGATAACTAACGCCCTGCCCTCGACTTTAAGGTTGTCCAGCATGGCCTTGAACTTCTTGGTTTTGGCCTCTTCCATTTCTATTTTAACTACAGGTTTTATCAGTTCCTCTTTCAGCCTTGCGTTAAGACTTGAAAGAAGCGCCTTTTTCAAGGCTTTCTTGGGAAGCGAATATCCAAAATTGCGCGGCTTCGGCGGAAAAGTCACTCCGCCATGTGTCCATATGGGATTGCGTGTCGAGCCGACTCTCGCCCGTCCTGTACCTTTCTGCCTCCAGGGCTTTTGCCCTCCGCCGGAGACTTCAGATCTGGTCTTTGCGGAAGCTATGCCCCTGTGTGCATTAGCTTCATACATTTTCTTGACCTCATAGAGAAGCGCCTTGTTGACCTTGCCGTCAAAAAGCTTACCGTCAAGCTGTATATTATCCACAGCTTTGCCGCTCATGTCATAGACCTGTAACCTGGTATTCACCTTCTTCATTTTTTATCTTCGTTTCCTTCTTTGGTCTGTTCCTTTTCTTTGCCGCCTTTATTGTCTTCCTGGGGCTGTGCTTTTTCCTCTTTCTTCTCCTGCTGCTTCTGGGTAGCGGCCTCCGGCTGTTGTTCTTGCTGTTCTGCTTCCGGCTCTTCCTGCTGCACTCGCTCGGCAAGAGGCTTCTTCTTGGCATACCTGATCACCAGGTAGG of the Candidatus Omnitrophota bacterium genome contains:
- the rplW gene encoding 50S ribosomal protein L23, with amino-acid sequence MKTAHDVIKNMIRTEKGTELLMQNKYLFRVDKRANKIDVKKSVEEIYKVEVESVNIVNIKGKKRRVRFREGMTSSWKKAIVTLKPDNRIEVT
- the rplB gene encoding 50S ribosomal protein L2, which codes for MGTRKLKARTPGQRWSDISGFDEITKKKPEKSLTRPLRKKGGRNNNGRKTVSSQGGGHKRRYRIIDFRYKKKGHSGVVEAIEYDPNRSARIALIRYDDGEKAYAIAPAGLKVNSNVQCGPGAKYETGNSMPLKDVPLGAEVYCIELQPGRGAKIARSAGNNAIVEAKDGKNIHLRLPSGEVRLVSEECYASIGEVGNSDHENISLGKAGRSRHRGKRPKSRAVVKNPVDHPMGGGEGKSSGGRHPVTPWGKITKGLKTRKKKKASDSKIVKRRTAKK
- the rplD gene encoding 50S ribosomal protein L4, yielding MKKVNTRLQVYDMSGKAVDNIQLDGKLFDGKVNKALLYEVKKMYEANAHRGIASAKTRSEVSGGGQKPWRQKGTGRARVGSTRNPIWTHGGVTFPPKPRNFGYSLPKKALKKALLSSLNARLKEELIKPVVKIEMEEAKTKKFKAMLDNLKVEGRALVIVDSISDTVKLSSRNIKQVSLKEGSSVCARDVLVNDYLVIEKEALEKIAERLK
- the rpsS gene encoding 30S ribosomal protein S19 encodes the protein MSRSVKKGPFVDESLKKKIDRIIESGSKKPIKTWSRRSTILPEFVGLTISVHDGRKFHPLFITENMVGHKLGEFAATRTFRSHGAATKQSMEKT